Proteins from one Esox lucius isolate fEsoLuc1 chromosome 19, fEsoLuc1.pri, whole genome shotgun sequence genomic window:
- the LOC105006088 gene encoding hyaluronidase-5-like, translating into MILLDTNWALPKTDSPIDPKYPFLFMWNAPTELCKTRFGLGLDLSHFQIVSSTLKSATNQRISIFYTDRFGLFPYVNEDTGEMYDEGLPQLMDFQKHSELAKDDVEYYIPMDQPGLAILDLEEWRPQWVRNWGRKDIYRDLSIETVKTKNSNLSDDEAKDRAKIMFEGAAKQYFLQSILIGKSLRPNRLWGFYLYPDCYNYDYNQDINSYSGSCPKIEQERNDELLWLWKESTALFPSIYLELILKDSYQARLYVRHRIQEAMRVSMLPIQSYAIPIYAYIRPVFKDSGDDYMSEYDLVNTIGEAAALGAAGIISWGDMDVTDSEDTCSAARHHLEKIMNPYILNVSTATQLCSKALCKANGRCIRKHWDRNDYLHLNPYTFQIKRYRTGELSVKGEMSQYEIEWFAERFDCLCFSKEPCQSPYTLNSFANFVQSNGTTKYLQPLLIVASIISINILRMQDYMRGGW; encoded by the exons ATGATTCTACTAGACACTAATTGGGCCCTACCCAAAACAGACTCCCCGATAGATCCTAAGTACCCCTTCCTCTTTATGTGGAATGCTCCTACAGAACTCTGCAAGACCAGATTTGGCTTGGGTCTGGACCTCTCCCACTTCCAGATAGTGAGCAGCACTTTGAAATCTGCCACCAACCAAAGAATATCAATTTTCTACACCGACCGCTTTGGCCTCTTCCCCTATGTGAATGAGGACACAGgagaaatgtatgatgaagGACTCCCACAGCTGATGGATTTCCAGAAACACAGTGAGCTGGCTAAAGACGACGTTGAATACTACATCCCCATGGACCAACCAGGTCTCGCCATCCTTGATTTGGAGGAATGGCGACCACAGTGGGTCAGAAACTGGGGTAGGAAGGACATCTATCGAGATCTCTCAATTGAGACAGTTAAAACCAAGAACTCAAATTTATCTGATGATGAAGCAAAAGACAGGGCTAAAATAATGTTTGAGGGTGCAGCAAAGCAATATTTTCTACAATCAATCTTGATTGGAAAGTCTCTTCGTCCTAATAGGCTTTGGGGATTCTACCTGTACCCTGACTGTTATAACTACGACTACAACCAGGATATCAATTCTTATTCTGGGAGTTGTCCTAAGATTGAGCAAGAGAGGAATGATGAGTTGTTGTGGCTATGGAAGGAGTCCACTGCACTCTTCCCATCGATTTACCTGGAGTTGATACTGAAAGATTCCTACCAAGCCCGCTTGTATGTCCGCCACCGCATTCAGGAAGCTATGAGGGTATCCATGCTTCCCATCCAAAGTTATGCCATTCCAATTTACGCCTACATCCGTCCAGTCTTCAAAGATAGTGGTGATGACTACATGTCAGAG TATGACCTTGTGAACACCATTGGTGAGGCTGCTGCCCTGGGAGCAGCTGGGATCATTTCCTGGGGAGACATGGATGTCACAGACTCAGAG GACACATGCTCTGCTGCCAGACATCACCTGGAGAAGATCATGAATCCATATATCTTGAATGTTTCCACGGCAACACAGCTTTGCAGCAAGGCTTTATGTAAGGCGAATGGCCGCTGCATAAGAAAACACTGGGACAGAAATGACTACCTACACCTCAACCCATACACCTTCCAGATCAAGAGATACAGAACAGGAGAACTGTCAGTGAAGGGTGAAATGTCCCAATATGAGATTGAATGGTTTGCTGAGAGATTTGACTGTTTGTGCTTCTCCAAAGAACCATGTCAGTCCCCCTATACACTTAACTCCTTCGCCAACTTTGTCCAGAGCAATGGAACTACCAAATACCTCCAGCCACTTCTAATTGTGGCTTCTATCATCAGTATTAATATCTTAAGAATGCAGGATTATATGCGAGGAGGCTGGTGA